The DNA sequence agaaaaatatgatgcAGAGTTTGAACAATGGGAGAAGGAAACAGAGCCAATTTTCAAGATGATGAGAGAGATCAAAGTATTATAATATggcataatattataatttcataatttctttataaatgaaaaagtTTACTTATACGATTACATCTCtttaaaacataaacaatgcAGTAAAATTATACACATGAACAATCTTATTTACTAGGTCCATGTATTTACTGTTATTGGAGTACATAGCTATAAATACATAAGTAgtgaatcaatatatatatatatatatttaagcccTTTCAAAAACAACAGGGAGCACAGAACCATCCAATGCCAATAGCCTCTTCCCATTCTCAACCAGAGCACCCACATTTCCACAAGCAAACCTGCAAGTAGGGCAGAGTTCAGCAGGACACCATACGATTCTGTACACATTGCCTCCCACCTGCTCTTTGCCGATGTAGAAGTAGTTCGAATAGCTTCCGTCGTTTCCGGTGACGATTAATCTCCTTTTCGTCTCCGGTTCCTGCTCCCCAACCTTCCAAGCGGTCGATTGAACACAGGTTGATAGTGCAGAGAATGTGACCTTGAAGTTCTTGGTCTCCCTCACCACATTTTCTCCTTCCTCGAAAGGAGCAAATGTTACAGGGATGCCTTCCGGTCCCGAAACGTTCTCCTGACCGGCGTAAAGCGGGCAGGAATTGTTCCGGGCGATCAAGGTGAAACGACCGCCGTTATCCGTAATGGCAGGATTGATGTAGTATTCCACACCGCGTTCAAGAGGCTGTCCGGATGTGTCGAGGACGGGCGCCGGAGAGTCTTCTTGTGCCGTCACCGCCACCGCCATAACGAGCCATATTAAGCTCAGGCTTCTGATGATaagcttcatttttctttttcttttttgagtaCCTAGTTTCTCACAAAGGAAGATGATGTTGTATTGAAGAAACAGAACAGTTTAGCTGGTTTTGTGATATGTTTTTCTCATGTCACGGTTGATGAGGTATTTATAGGAGTTTGCTGTGGTCAAATTATCAAAAGTCAAAGAAACGAGCGGTTGAGAAAGTGGTGACAATTACAAACACGTCGTCTACTGTGTGAAACAAATTTAACACACAGCCGTTGATGAATTTTGAATGATGAAGTCGTGAAAGTCAACGGAAGAAACTCAAACCACAGATTCCGCATAcgattaaaaaatgaaatgtcGTAGTTATTGTCCAAAGTCAATGCGGTGCAAATTAAGTTAAATTACATTTCAGTATAATATTCTTTTTGTGCCGCTTTATTTG is a window from the Ziziphus jujuba cultivar Dongzao chromosome 11, ASM3175591v1 genome containing:
- the LOC125419644 gene encoding kunitz type trypsin inhibitor 104, with the protein product MKLIIRSLSLIWLVMAVAVTAQEDSPAPVLDTSGQPLERGVEYYINPAITDNGGRFTLIARNNSCPLYAGQENVSGPEGIPVTFAPFEEGENVVRETKNFKVTFSALSTCVQSTAWKVGEQEPETKRRLIVTGNDGSYSNYFYIGKEQVGGNVYRIVWCPAELCPTCRFACGNVGALVENGKRLLALDGSVLPVVFERA